A portion of the Acidisoma sp. PAMC 29798 genome contains these proteins:
- the cobT gene encoding cobaltochelatase subunit CobT, with protein sequence MSGAKDGTERSEAFKRAIAGAVRAIAGQPEVEVAFQAGPASVAGARARLPSPTRGLPPAEIARLRGAADSVALRLRHHDAVVHSARSPASREARDVYDALEQVRVESLGSRHMAGIAANLHTKLTEQVEADGVDRMTRKEQLPLAAALSLLARERMSGVPSPSSTDTVLSLWRDSMGAEADIAFAEMAATTDNQQAFTRAARKLLSAYDLAEAELESDPSEEPEGGDDAPEQSPQQDSSSEGDSQSQTEADASLSAEPQDMQGEAADDDATEGEEDEAAEAEGDERPGGQQPNKDRSGEESPYRAFTKAFDEEISAEDLCDSEELARLRQQLDHQLQHLQGVVSKLANRLQRRLMAQQTRAWDFDLEDGLLDVSRLARVVTTPTQSLSYKRERETDFRDTVVTLLIDNSGSMRGRPITVAAMCGDILARTLERCAVKVEVLGFTTRAWKGGQSRERWVQDGKPRNPGRLNDLRHIIYKSADAPWRRSRRNLGLMLREGLLKENIDGEALVWAYRRLLARTEHRRILMVISDGAPVDDSTLSVNPGNYLERHLRQAITEIESRRLVELVAIGIGHDVTRYYRRAVTIVDAEELGGTMMRQLTSLFDDTSGDGGWGMAAAERAPAVV encoded by the coding sequence TTGAGCGGCGCCAAGGACGGTACGGAACGCAGCGAAGCCTTCAAGCGCGCCATCGCGGGGGCGGTGCGCGCCATCGCGGGACAGCCGGAAGTGGAGGTCGCTTTCCAGGCCGGCCCTGCCAGCGTCGCCGGTGCCCGCGCCCGCTTGCCGAGCCCCACACGCGGTTTGCCGCCAGCCGAAATCGCGCGGCTCCGTGGGGCTGCGGATTCCGTCGCCCTGCGGCTGCGCCATCATGACGCGGTGGTCCACTCCGCCCGCTCGCCCGCCAGCCGCGAGGCGCGCGATGTCTATGACGCGCTGGAGCAGGTGCGCGTCGAAAGCCTTGGCAGCCGGCACATGGCCGGCATCGCCGCCAATCTCCACACCAAGCTGACGGAGCAGGTCGAGGCCGACGGCGTCGATCGGATGACCCGCAAGGAGCAGTTGCCGCTGGCGGCGGCCCTGTCCCTGCTCGCGCGGGAGCGGATGTCGGGCGTCCCTTCCCCGTCCTCGACGGATACGGTTCTGTCCCTGTGGCGCGACAGCATGGGCGCGGAGGCGGATATCGCCTTCGCTGAAATGGCCGCGACCACCGACAATCAGCAGGCCTTCACACGCGCAGCACGCAAGCTGCTCTCAGCCTATGATCTGGCCGAGGCAGAGCTTGAATCCGATCCCTCCGAAGAGCCGGAGGGCGGGGACGACGCGCCCGAGCAAAGCCCGCAGCAGGATAGTTCGAGCGAAGGCGACAGCCAGTCACAGACCGAGGCCGATGCCAGCCTGAGCGCCGAGCCGCAGGACATGCAGGGCGAGGCCGCGGATGACGACGCGACCGAGGGCGAGGAAGACGAGGCGGCGGAAGCCGAGGGCGATGAGCGACCCGGCGGCCAGCAGCCGAACAAGGACCGCAGTGGGGAGGAAAGCCCCTACCGCGCCTTTACCAAGGCCTTCGACGAAGAGATCAGCGCCGAGGATCTGTGCGATTCGGAAGAATTGGCGCGGCTGCGCCAGCAGCTCGATCATCAGTTGCAGCATTTGCAGGGCGTGGTCTCCAAGCTCGCCAATCGGTTGCAGCGCCGCCTGATGGCGCAGCAGACGCGGGCCTGGGATTTCGATCTTGAGGATGGGTTGCTTGACGTCAGCCGCCTCGCGCGCGTCGTCACCACACCGACGCAGTCGCTGTCCTACAAGCGCGAACGGGAGACGGATTTCCGCGATACGGTGGTGACCCTGCTGATCGACAATTCCGGCAGCATGCGGGGCCGGCCGATCACCGTCGCGGCCATGTGCGGCGATATCCTCGCCCGCACGCTGGAGCGGTGCGCCGTGAAGGTCGAGGTGCTGGGCTTCACGACGCGCGCGTGGAAGGGTGGCCAAAGCCGGGAACGCTGGGTGCAGGACGGCAAGCCCCGCAACCCGGGCCGGCTGAACGACTTGCGTCACATCATCTATAAATCGGCGGACGCGCCTTGGCGGCGCAGTCGACGCAACCTTGGCCTGATGCTGCGCGAGGGCCTGCTTAAGGAGAATATCGACGGAGAGGCCCTGGTCTGGGCCTATCGTCGCCTGCTGGCGCGCACCGAGCATCGGCGGATCCTGATGGTCATCAGCGACGGCGCGCCGGTGGATGACTCCACGCTGTCAGTTAATCCGGGCAATTACCTGGAGCGGCATCTGCGCCAGGCGATCACCGAGATCGAGTCCCGGCGGTTGGTGGAGCTGGTCGCCATCGGCATCGGCCATGACGTGACGCGCTATTACCGCCGCGCGGTCACGATTGTGGATGCGGAGGAGTTGGGCGGCACGATGATGCGCCAGCTCACGTCCTTGTTCGACGACACATCCGGTGATGGCGGTTGGGGCATGGCCGCCGCCGAACGCGCGCCTGCGGTGGTTTAG
- a CDS encoding hybrid sensor histidine kinase/response regulator has translation MQWAGARLRRGKGTEYQIILNRLVIALGIFAYLSILNSRGSLDSSLPLVLSAIYAVFGLGFFLDLVIRARPSRLRVVVQLLTDISVLSVGMHIGGHIAAPLFPAYLWIALGYGFRFGLLYLRVATALALVGFLLCVISTRYWRHDPFLAGGLSMGLLVIPLYTASLIRSLSAAKRIAEEASQAKSLFLASVSHELRTPLNAVIGMSDLLVSTELDAEQQDMVRTTGTAARSLLSLIDGILDFSRIEAGKMPMQQAPFDLPTMINNVQRIVSAAAKAKGITVSAHITPRTPSRYLGDAKHVSEVLLNLVSNAVKFTASGSVLISVDAVSHDAARAMLQIEITDTGIGIAPEAQAHIFDSFTQADATIIDRFGGTGLGLAISRKLIELYGGRIGVRSALGEGSTFWVSLPLLRTHEAEPALPVMKIAILSEAPERLQGLVRRLEERGAAVAQHALPPAAGSRAIGQAMGLLRGVAAVFVDSGDIEDDGQMQLLTIGASAAAPPIVLLAAHAPADLPPLAARRASLAVLGQDPPGTEIDCVLRAIAARLSPDLAPSLADRRRETPLHVLVADDNRINQNVVAKILERGGHTCTLVGDGEAALDAMETGAFDLVLMDVNMPVLNGIDATKLYRFATAGEKRLPILALTADATPETAERCREAGMDLCIVKPVEPNRLLDIIDDILPVAGLPRPVSGNVTPISDSPRYRPTQPAIGQEMLQSLVALGGPDFLASIAEEFLKEAESLTIALAAAAEMGDTTLFQAEAHALTSAAGNIGAQGVVAMCRQFRQLNIGDRAARQAALLGLNEEMIRVKRALEIECPRLGKAIRA, from the coding sequence TTGCAATGGGCTGGCGCGCGTCTGCGCCGGGGCAAAGGCACCGAATACCAGATTATTCTCAACCGCCTCGTCATAGCGCTTGGGATCTTTGCCTATCTCAGCATCCTGAACAGCCGTGGGTCGCTCGACTCATCCCTGCCATTGGTTTTGAGCGCGATCTATGCCGTGTTCGGCCTCGGCTTCTTCCTAGACCTCGTCATCCGGGCGCGGCCGTCCCGGCTGCGGGTGGTGGTGCAGCTGCTCACCGATATCTCTGTGCTGTCGGTGGGGATGCATATCGGCGGCCATATCGCAGCACCGTTGTTTCCGGCCTATCTCTGGATCGCGCTCGGCTATGGCTTTCGGTTCGGCCTGCTCTACCTCCGGGTGGCGACGGCGCTCGCCCTGGTCGGGTTCCTTCTCTGCGTCATCAGCACCCGCTATTGGCGCCACGACCCCTTTCTGGCCGGGGGGCTTTCGATGGGCCTTCTGGTCATTCCCCTCTACACGGCGTCGCTCATCCGCAGCCTGTCGGCGGCCAAGCGCATTGCCGAAGAGGCAAGCCAGGCGAAAAGCCTGTTTCTCGCCAGCGTCAGTCACGAACTCCGCACGCCGCTCAATGCCGTCATCGGCATGAGCGACCTGCTGGTCAGCACGGAACTCGATGCCGAACAGCAGGACATGGTGCGCACCACGGGGACGGCCGCGCGGTCGCTGCTATCGCTGATCGACGGCATCCTCGACTTCTCCCGCATCGAAGCCGGCAAAATGCCGATGCAGCAGGCGCCCTTCGACCTGCCGACCATGATCAATAATGTCCAAAGGATCGTTTCGGCGGCGGCCAAGGCGAAGGGCATCACCGTGTCCGCCCATATCACGCCCCGCACGCCCTCTCGCTATTTGGGCGACGCCAAACATGTGAGCGAGGTGCTGCTCAATCTCGTCAGCAACGCGGTCAAATTCACTGCCAGCGGATCGGTCCTGATCTCCGTCGATGCGGTGTCGCATGACGCCGCGCGCGCGATGCTCCAGATCGAGATCACCGACACCGGCATCGGTATCGCGCCCGAGGCACAGGCCCACATCTTCGATAGTTTCACGCAGGCGGATGCGACCATCATCGATCGTTTCGGCGGCACGGGCCTCGGCCTCGCGATCTCCCGCAAGCTGATCGAACTCTACGGCGGCAGAATCGGCGTGCGGAGCGCCCTTGGGGAGGGCAGCACGTTCTGGGTCTCGCTGCCCCTGTTGAGAACCCACGAGGCGGAGCCGGCCTTGCCCGTGATGAAGATCGCGATCCTGTCCGAAGCGCCGGAGCGGTTGCAGGGATTGGTGCGCCGGCTGGAGGAACGCGGCGCCGCTGTCGCGCAGCACGCCTTGCCGCCCGCCGCCGGGTCGCGCGCCATAGGCCAGGCGATGGGCCTTCTGCGGGGTGTCGCTGCCGTCTTCGTCGATAGCGGGGATATCGAGGACGATGGGCAGATGCAGCTCTTGACCATCGGCGCAAGCGCCGCCGCGCCGCCGATCGTTCTGCTGGCGGCCCATGCGCCTGCTGATCTGCCGCCGCTCGCGGCGCGCCGGGCCTCCCTGGCGGTGCTGGGTCAGGACCCGCCGGGCACCGAAATCGATTGCGTGCTTCGCGCCATCGCGGCGCGGCTCAGCCCCGACCTTGCGCCGTCACTCGCTGACCGCCGGCGCGAGACGCCGCTGCATGTTCTGGTGGCCGACGACAATCGCATCAACCAGAACGTGGTCGCGAAGATTCTGGAGCGGGGTGGCCATACCTGCACGCTGGTCGGAGATGGTGAGGCGGCGCTGGACGCGATGGAGACTGGCGCGTTCGACCTGGTCCTGATGGACGTCAACATGCCGGTGCTGAACGGGATCGATGCGACCAAGCTGTATCGCTTCGCCACCGCCGGTGAGAAGCGGCTGCCGATCCTGGCACTGACGGCGGATGCGACCCCCGAAACGGCGGAACGCTGCCGCGAGGCGGGGATGGATCTCTGCATCGTCAAACCAGTCGAGCCGAACCGCCTGCTCGACATCATCGACGACATTTTGCCCGTGGCAGGTTTGCCCAGGCCTGTCAGTGGCAACGTCACCCCCATCAGCGACAGCCCGCGATACCGTCCGACCCAGCCAGCGATCGGCCAGGAGATGTTGCAGAGCCTGGTGGCGCTCGGCGGTCCGGACTTTCTCGCCTCCATCGCCGAGGAGTTCCTCAAGGAGGCGGAGAGCCTGACGATTGCGCTCGCAGCGGCGGCCGAGATGGGCGACACGACGCTTTTTCAGGCGGAGGCGCATGCCTTGACCAGCGCCGCCGGTAATATTGGCGCCCAGGGCGTGGTGGCGATGTGTCGGCAGTTCCGGCAACTCAACATCGGCGACCGCGCCGCGCGGCAGGCTGCGCTGCTGGGCCTCAATGAAGAGATGATCAGGGTGAAGCGCGCGCTCGAAATCGAGTGTCCGCGGTTGGGGAAGGCGATTCGGGCTTAA
- a CDS encoding GGDEF/EAL domain-containing response regulator, which translates to MPFIVIVDDRATNRAIFSKLAGLLGDEIQVEAFSGPDPALAWIATRTPDLIITDFKMPQMTGAKFTQRVRALPNGVDVPIIVMTAYDDREYRLEALEAGATDFVQSPIDHAEFVTRARNLLKLGTRQKLIRNRAHALAQELHDVEQERQELLRDSRDRLAQVIDTVPAMISASDRHGDCIFVNAFQASLIGPGGPNPNGRAAAFEGEHGMRSRQLDARVFSSGLPLPAFEEEIEDSAGVSRVFLTTKTPLTTGPDVVTSVLTTSLDITERKRAERYLHHLAHHDPLTGLPNRLQLHLRLQNVVDRAALDETVFALHFLDLDRFKSINDAFGHHTGDALLIQVADRLRRLVRSTDTIGRLGGDEFAIIQTGIEGPGEAEVLAARITEAFAEPFVLDDRPISSSCSLGITLFPTDGTTLESLLKTADLAMYRAKQRGRNRFCRFEPAMQASVQDAAQLEIDLRAGLLRNELTLHYQPQLDASSRAITGVEALVRWNHPTRGLLAPNHFLPLAEDAGLMDHLNIWVLEAACRQAAAWESAAMPTRVAINLSATIFRQHDIARLVGDAVTQAGVSPGLIDIELTETTYLDDQETARRQLLELQALGISFSIDDFGTGYASFSYIENLPVNRLKIDQVFIQNITTRTGGSAIIRAIIGLGRGLGLRVVAEGVETEAQLAELLAEGCDEVQGFLFSRPLPAAEFEAYYRAHTITLSPASH; encoded by the coding sequence ATGCCGTTTATCGTCATCGTTGATGACCGCGCGACGAACCGGGCGATCTTCTCGAAGCTCGCAGGTTTGCTGGGCGACGAGATCCAGGTTGAAGCGTTTTCGGGTCCTGACCCGGCGCTGGCCTGGATCGCGACCAGGACTCCCGACCTGATCATTACTGACTTCAAAATGCCGCAGATGACCGGCGCCAAATTCACGCAGCGGGTGCGTGCGCTGCCCAATGGCGTCGATGTGCCGATCATCGTGATGACCGCCTATGACGACCGCGAGTATCGATTGGAGGCTTTGGAGGCCGGTGCGACGGACTTCGTCCAGTCACCGATCGATCATGCGGAATTCGTGACGCGGGCGCGCAACCTGCTGAAGCTCGGCACCCGCCAAAAGCTGATCCGCAATCGCGCGCATGCTTTGGCGCAAGAACTTCACGACGTCGAGCAGGAGCGGCAGGAGCTGCTGCGCGACAGCCGCGATCGCCTCGCGCAGGTGATCGATACGGTGCCCGCCATGATCAGCGCATCGGATCGGCATGGTGACTGCATCTTCGTCAACGCCTTCCAGGCAAGCCTGATCGGGCCCGGCGGCCCTAACCCGAATGGCCGGGCGGCTGCCTTCGAGGGCGAGCACGGCATGCGGTCGCGGCAACTGGACGCGCGTGTCTTTTCGAGCGGTCTGCCCTTGCCGGCCTTCGAGGAGGAGATCGAGGATTCCGCCGGCGTTTCCAGAGTTTTTCTGACAACGAAGACGCCGCTGACAACCGGCCCGGATGTCGTGACTTCGGTGCTGACCACATCCCTCGACATCACCGAGCGGAAGCGTGCCGAGCGCTACCTGCATCATCTTGCCCATCACGACCCGCTGACGGGCCTGCCGAACCGCCTGCAACTTCATCTTCGCCTGCAGAACGTGGTCGATCGCGCGGCTCTGGATGAGACCGTTTTCGCCCTGCATTTCCTGGATCTCGACCGCTTCAAGAGCATCAATGACGCCTTCGGCCACCACACGGGCGATGCGCTACTCATTCAGGTGGCCGACCGGTTGCGGCGTCTTGTACGCAGCACCGACACGATCGGTCGCCTGGGTGGAGACGAATTCGCGATCATCCAAACCGGGATCGAGGGTCCGGGCGAAGCCGAGGTCCTGGCCGCCCGCATCACCGAGGCGTTCGCCGAGCCTTTCGTGCTCGACGATCGGCCCATCAGCAGCAGTTGCAGCCTCGGCATTACCTTGTTCCCGACGGATGGGACGACGCTGGAAAGCCTGCTCAAGACGGCGGATCTGGCGATGTATCGCGCCAAGCAGCGGGGTCGCAATCGGTTTTGCCGCTTCGAGCCGGCGATGCAGGCCTCGGTGCAGGATGCGGCTCAGCTTGAAATCGACTTGCGGGCGGGGCTGCTGCGGAACGAACTCACGCTCCATTATCAGCCCCAGCTCGACGCCAGCAGCCGCGCGATCACGGGGGTCGAGGCGCTGGTGCGCTGGAACCATCCGACCCGGGGTCTGCTAGCGCCTAATCATTTCCTGCCTTTGGCGGAAGACGCCGGGTTGATGGATCACCTCAACATTTGGGTGTTGGAGGCAGCCTGCCGGCAGGCTGCGGCTTGGGAAAGTGCAGCCATGCCCACCCGCGTCGCGATCAACCTGTCGGCAACCATCTTCCGCCAGCACGATATCGCACGGCTGGTCGGGGACGCGGTGACACAGGCGGGGGTGTCACCTGGCCTCATCGACATCGAATTGACCGAGACGACCTATCTCGACGACCAGGAGACGGCGCGGCGCCAGCTTCTGGAACTCCAGGCGCTCGGCATCTCCTTTTCGATCGATGACTTCGGAACCGGCTACGCGTCCTTCAGCTATATCGAAAACCTTCCCGTCAATCGGCTCAAGATCGATCAGGTCTTCATCCAGAACATCACGACCCGAACCGGCGGCTCGGCGATCATTCGGGCGATCATCGGCTTGGGCCGAGGGCTGGGGCTGCGGGTGGTCGCGGAGGGCGTGGAAACCGAGGCACAGCTGGCCGAGCTTTTGGCCGAGGGCTGCGACGAGGTTCAGGGCTTTCTGTTCAGCCGGCCGCTGCCTGCGGCGGAGTTCGAGGCCTATTACCGGGCTCATACCATCACGCTGTCCCCAGCGAGCCATTGA